A window from Manis javanica isolate MJ-LG chromosome 10, MJ_LKY, whole genome shotgun sequence encodes these proteins:
- the LAT2 gene encoding linker for activation of T-cells family member 2 isoform X5, with translation MCEVDDSVADRKPAALPAALQCLWCWRQFSRCVGQDEVAAVRSPQLLASQEEWPGEDMSTEMELLWPGAALLLLLGAAAGLCVRCSRPGAKKSEKIYEQRSLQENQQSFSVARTYSLVRQSWPAALVDTASDVAPRKDKLLRFSPSTEDSASPRYQNFSKGSRHGSDAVYIDPITMDYYNWEQFQKPLEDDDDANSYENVLLCKQKSPESVLSLQVTRDLRIIRTRHPSSSGRNPGRSWEPREPLSA, from the exons ATGTGTGAGGTGGATGATTCAGTGGCTGACAGGAAGCCCGCCGCCTTGCCTGCTGCCCTCCAGTGCCTGTGGTGTTGGCGGCAGTTTAGCAGGTGTGTGGGCCAGGATGAGGTGGCCGCAGTGAGGAGCCCCCAGCTCTTAG CATCTCAGGAAGAGTGGCCAGGAGAGGACATGAGCACCGAGATGGAGCTGCTGTGGCCTGGGGctgccctgctgctgctgctgggggcGGCAGCCGGCCTGTGTGTGCGCTGCTCCCGCCCAG GTGCGAAAAAGTCTGAGAAAATCTATGAGCAGAGGAGTCT GCAAGAGAATCAACAGAGTTTTTCAGTGGCCCGGACCTATTCCT TGGTTAGGCAGTCCTGGCCAGCGGCCCTCGTGGACACGGCCTCTGATGTGGCACCAAG GAAGGACAAGCTGCTGCGTTTCTCCCCCAGCACCGAAG ATTCCGCATCCCCCAGGTACCAGAACTTCAGCAAAG GAAGTAGACATGGGTCAGATGCAGTCTACAT AGACCCCATCACTATGGACTATTACAACTGGGAGCAATTCCAGAAGCCCCTGGAAG ATGACGACGATGCCAATTCCTACGAGAATGTGCTTCTCTGCAAGCAGAAGAGCCCTGAGTCAG TGCTCTCCCTGCAGGTGACGAGGGATCTGAGGATTATCAGAACTCGGCATCCATCCAGCAGTGGCAGGAATCCAGGAAGGTCCTGG GAGCCAAGGGAACCGCTGAGCGCGTAG
- the LAT2 gene encoding linker for activation of T-cells family member 2 isoform X6 — MCEVDDSVADRKPAALPAALQCLWCWRQFSRCVGQDEVAAVRSPQLLASQEEWPGEDMSTEMELLWPGAALLLLLGAAAGLCVRCSRPGAKKSEKIYEQRSLQENQQSFSVARTYSLVRQSWPAALVDTASDVAPRKDKLLRFSPSTEDSASPRYQNFSKGSRHGSDAVYIDPITMDYYNWEQFQKPLEDDDDANSYENVLLCKQKSPESGAKGTAERVGLLIASLTASEEARSPSSELLHF, encoded by the exons ATGTGTGAGGTGGATGATTCAGTGGCTGACAGGAAGCCCGCCGCCTTGCCTGCTGCCCTCCAGTGCCTGTGGTGTTGGCGGCAGTTTAGCAGGTGTGTGGGCCAGGATGAGGTGGCCGCAGTGAGGAGCCCCCAGCTCTTAG CATCTCAGGAAGAGTGGCCAGGAGAGGACATGAGCACCGAGATGGAGCTGCTGTGGCCTGGGGctgccctgctgctgctgctgggggcGGCAGCCGGCCTGTGTGTGCGCTGCTCCCGCCCAG GTGCGAAAAAGTCTGAGAAAATCTATGAGCAGAGGAGTCT GCAAGAGAATCAACAGAGTTTTTCAGTGGCCCGGACCTATTCCT TGGTTAGGCAGTCCTGGCCAGCGGCCCTCGTGGACACGGCCTCTGATGTGGCACCAAG GAAGGACAAGCTGCTGCGTTTCTCCCCCAGCACCGAAG ATTCCGCATCCCCCAGGTACCAGAACTTCAGCAAAG GAAGTAGACATGGGTCAGATGCAGTCTACAT AGACCCCATCACTATGGACTATTACAACTGGGAGCAATTCCAGAAGCCCCTGGAAG ATGACGACGATGCCAATTCCTACGAGAATGTGCTTCTCTGCAAGCAGAAGAGCCCTGAGTCAG GAGCCAAGGGAACCGCTGAGCGCGTAGGACTACTTATTGCTTCCCTTACTGCCTCTGAGGAAGCAAGGAGCCCTTCATCAGAGTTGCTCCACTTCTAG
- the LAT2 gene encoding linker for activation of T-cells family member 2 isoform X7: MCEVDDSVADRKPAALPAALQCLWCWRQFSRCVGQDEVAAVRSPQLLASQEEWPGEDMSTEMELLWPGAALLLLLGAAAGLCVRCSRPGAKKSEKIYEQRSLQENQQSFSVARTYSLVRQSWPAALVDTASDVAPRKDKLLRFSPSTEDSASPRDPITMDYYNWEQFQKPLEDDDDANSYENVLLCKQKSPESGAKGTAERVGLLIASLTASEEARSPSSELLHF, encoded by the exons ATGTGTGAGGTGGATGATTCAGTGGCTGACAGGAAGCCCGCCGCCTTGCCTGCTGCCCTCCAGTGCCTGTGGTGTTGGCGGCAGTTTAGCAGGTGTGTGGGCCAGGATGAGGTGGCCGCAGTGAGGAGCCCCCAGCTCTTAG CATCTCAGGAAGAGTGGCCAGGAGAGGACATGAGCACCGAGATGGAGCTGCTGTGGCCTGGGGctgccctgctgctgctgctgggggcGGCAGCCGGCCTGTGTGTGCGCTGCTCCCGCCCAG GTGCGAAAAAGTCTGAGAAAATCTATGAGCAGAGGAGTCT GCAAGAGAATCAACAGAGTTTTTCAGTGGCCCGGACCTATTCCT TGGTTAGGCAGTCCTGGCCAGCGGCCCTCGTGGACACGGCCTCTGATGTGGCACCAAG GAAGGACAAGCTGCTGCGTTTCTCCCCCAGCACCGAAG ATTCCGCATCCCCCAG AGACCCCATCACTATGGACTATTACAACTGGGAGCAATTCCAGAAGCCCCTGGAAG ATGACGACGATGCCAATTCCTACGAGAATGTGCTTCTCTGCAAGCAGAAGAGCCCTGAGTCAG GAGCCAAGGGAACCGCTGAGCGCGTAGGACTACTTATTGCTTCCCTTACTGCCTCTGAGGAAGCAAGGAGCCCTTCATCAGAGTTGCTCCACTTCTAG
- the LAT2 gene encoding linker for activation of T-cells family member 2 isoform X3 — translation MCEVDDSVADRKPAALPAALQCLWCWRQFSRCVGQDEVAAVRSPQLLASQEEWPGEDMSTEMELLWPGAALLLLLGAAAGLCVRCSRPGAKKSEKIYEQRSLQENQQSFSVARTYSLVRQSWPAALVDTASDVAPRKDKLLRFSPSTEDSASPRYQNFSKGSRHGSDAVYIDPITMDYYNWEQFQKPLEDDDDANSYENVLLCKQKSPESVLSLQVTRDLRIIRTRHPSSSGRNPGRSWSRFREKHLPPGQEAQMRTAGSLIM, via the exons ATGTGTGAGGTGGATGATTCAGTGGCTGACAGGAAGCCCGCCGCCTTGCCTGCTGCCCTCCAGTGCCTGTGGTGTTGGCGGCAGTTTAGCAGGTGTGTGGGCCAGGATGAGGTGGCCGCAGTGAGGAGCCCCCAGCTCTTAG CATCTCAGGAAGAGTGGCCAGGAGAGGACATGAGCACCGAGATGGAGCTGCTGTGGCCTGGGGctgccctgctgctgctgctgggggcGGCAGCCGGCCTGTGTGTGCGCTGCTCCCGCCCAG GTGCGAAAAAGTCTGAGAAAATCTATGAGCAGAGGAGTCT GCAAGAGAATCAACAGAGTTTTTCAGTGGCCCGGACCTATTCCT TGGTTAGGCAGTCCTGGCCAGCGGCCCTCGTGGACACGGCCTCTGATGTGGCACCAAG GAAGGACAAGCTGCTGCGTTTCTCCCCCAGCACCGAAG ATTCCGCATCCCCCAGGTACCAGAACTTCAGCAAAG GAAGTAGACATGGGTCAGATGCAGTCTACAT AGACCCCATCACTATGGACTATTACAACTGGGAGCAATTCCAGAAGCCCCTGGAAG ATGACGACGATGCCAATTCCTACGAGAATGTGCTTCTCTGCAAGCAGAAGAGCCCTGAGTCAG TGCTCTCCCTGCAGGTGACGAGGGATCTGAGGATTATCAGAACTCGGCATCCATCCAGCAGTGGCAGGAATCCAGGAAGGTCCTGG AGCAGGTTCCGAGAGAAGCACCTCCCTCCAGGGCAGGAAGCTCAGATGAGGACAGCGGGGAGCCTGATTATGTGA
- the LAT2 gene encoding linker for activation of T-cells family member 2 isoform X2 produces MCEVDDSVADRKPAALPAALQCLWCWRQFSRCVGQDEVAAVRSPQLLASQEEWPGEDMSTEMELLWPGAALLLLLGAAAGLCVRCSRPGAKKSEKIYEQRSLQENQQSFSVARTYSLVRQSWPAALVDTASDVAPRKDKLLRFSPSTEDSASPRYQNFSKGSRHGSDAVYIDPITMDYYNWEQFQKPLEDDDDANSYENVLLCKQKSPESGDEGSEDYQNSASIQQWQESRKVLGAKGTAERVGLLIASLTASEEARSPSSELLHF; encoded by the exons ATGTGTGAGGTGGATGATTCAGTGGCTGACAGGAAGCCCGCCGCCTTGCCTGCTGCCCTCCAGTGCCTGTGGTGTTGGCGGCAGTTTAGCAGGTGTGTGGGCCAGGATGAGGTGGCCGCAGTGAGGAGCCCCCAGCTCTTAG CATCTCAGGAAGAGTGGCCAGGAGAGGACATGAGCACCGAGATGGAGCTGCTGTGGCCTGGGGctgccctgctgctgctgctgggggcGGCAGCCGGCCTGTGTGTGCGCTGCTCCCGCCCAG GTGCGAAAAAGTCTGAGAAAATCTATGAGCAGAGGAGTCT GCAAGAGAATCAACAGAGTTTTTCAGTGGCCCGGACCTATTCCT TGGTTAGGCAGTCCTGGCCAGCGGCCCTCGTGGACACGGCCTCTGATGTGGCACCAAG GAAGGACAAGCTGCTGCGTTTCTCCCCCAGCACCGAAG ATTCCGCATCCCCCAGGTACCAGAACTTCAGCAAAG GAAGTAGACATGGGTCAGATGCAGTCTACAT AGACCCCATCACTATGGACTATTACAACTGGGAGCAATTCCAGAAGCCCCTGGAAG ATGACGACGATGCCAATTCCTACGAGAATGTGCTTCTCTGCAAGCAGAAGAGCCCTGAGTCAG GTGACGAGGGATCTGAGGATTATCAGAACTCGGCATCCATCCAGCAGTGGCAGGAATCCAGGAAGGTCCTGG GAGCCAAGGGAACCGCTGAGCGCGTAGGACTACTTATTGCTTCCCTTACTGCCTCTGAGGAAGCAAGGAGCCCTTCATCAGAGTTGCTCCACTTCTAG
- the LAT2 gene encoding linker for activation of T-cells family member 2 isoform X1, translating into MCEVDDSVADRKPAALPAALQCLWCWRQFSRCVGQDEVAAVRSPQLLASQEEWPGEDMSTEMELLWPGAALLLLLGAAAGLCVRCSRPGAKKSEKIYEQRSLQENQQSFSVARTYSLVRQSWPAALVDTASDVAPRKDKLLRFSPSTEDSASPRYQNFSKGSRHGSDAVYIDPITMDYYNWEQFQKPLEDDDDANSYENVLLCKQKSPESGDEGSEDYQNSASIQQWQESRKVLEQVPREAPPSRAGSSDEDSGEPDYVNEGVVAPEA; encoded by the exons ATGTGTGAGGTGGATGATTCAGTGGCTGACAGGAAGCCCGCCGCCTTGCCTGCTGCCCTCCAGTGCCTGTGGTGTTGGCGGCAGTTTAGCAGGTGTGTGGGCCAGGATGAGGTGGCCGCAGTGAGGAGCCCCCAGCTCTTAG CATCTCAGGAAGAGTGGCCAGGAGAGGACATGAGCACCGAGATGGAGCTGCTGTGGCCTGGGGctgccctgctgctgctgctgggggcGGCAGCCGGCCTGTGTGTGCGCTGCTCCCGCCCAG GTGCGAAAAAGTCTGAGAAAATCTATGAGCAGAGGAGTCT GCAAGAGAATCAACAGAGTTTTTCAGTGGCCCGGACCTATTCCT TGGTTAGGCAGTCCTGGCCAGCGGCCCTCGTGGACACGGCCTCTGATGTGGCACCAAG GAAGGACAAGCTGCTGCGTTTCTCCCCCAGCACCGAAG ATTCCGCATCCCCCAGGTACCAGAACTTCAGCAAAG GAAGTAGACATGGGTCAGATGCAGTCTACAT AGACCCCATCACTATGGACTATTACAACTGGGAGCAATTCCAGAAGCCCCTGGAAG ATGACGACGATGCCAATTCCTACGAGAATGTGCTTCTCTGCAAGCAGAAGAGCCCTGAGTCAG GTGACGAGGGATCTGAGGATTATCAGAACTCGGCATCCATCCAGCAGTGGCAGGAATCCAGGAAGGTCCTGG AGCAGGTTCCGAGAGAAGCACCTCCCTCCAGGGCAGGAAGCTCAGATGAGGACAGCGGGGAGCCTGATTATGTGAATGAGGGTGTGGTGGCCCCGGAAGCCTAG
- the LAT2 gene encoding linker for activation of T-cells family member 2 isoform X4 — MCEVDDSVADRKPAALPAALQCLWCWRQFSRCVGQDEVAAVRSPQLLASQEEWPGEDMSTEMELLWPGAALLLLLGAAAGLCVRCSRPGAKKSEKIYEQRSLQENQQSFSVARTYSLVRQSWPAALVDTASDVAPRKDKLLRFSPSTEDSASPRDPITMDYYNWEQFQKPLEDDDDANSYENVLLCKQKSPESGDEGSEDYQNSASIQQWQESRKVLEQVPREAPPSRAGSSDEDSGEPDYVNEGVVAPEA, encoded by the exons ATGTGTGAGGTGGATGATTCAGTGGCTGACAGGAAGCCCGCCGCCTTGCCTGCTGCCCTCCAGTGCCTGTGGTGTTGGCGGCAGTTTAGCAGGTGTGTGGGCCAGGATGAGGTGGCCGCAGTGAGGAGCCCCCAGCTCTTAG CATCTCAGGAAGAGTGGCCAGGAGAGGACATGAGCACCGAGATGGAGCTGCTGTGGCCTGGGGctgccctgctgctgctgctgggggcGGCAGCCGGCCTGTGTGTGCGCTGCTCCCGCCCAG GTGCGAAAAAGTCTGAGAAAATCTATGAGCAGAGGAGTCT GCAAGAGAATCAACAGAGTTTTTCAGTGGCCCGGACCTATTCCT TGGTTAGGCAGTCCTGGCCAGCGGCCCTCGTGGACACGGCCTCTGATGTGGCACCAAG GAAGGACAAGCTGCTGCGTTTCTCCCCCAGCACCGAAG ATTCCGCATCCCCCAG AGACCCCATCACTATGGACTATTACAACTGGGAGCAATTCCAGAAGCCCCTGGAAG ATGACGACGATGCCAATTCCTACGAGAATGTGCTTCTCTGCAAGCAGAAGAGCCCTGAGTCAG GTGACGAGGGATCTGAGGATTATCAGAACTCGGCATCCATCCAGCAGTGGCAGGAATCCAGGAAGGTCCTGG AGCAGGTTCCGAGAGAAGCACCTCCCTCCAGGGCAGGAAGCTCAGATGAGGACAGCGGGGAGCCTGATTATGTGAATGAGGGTGTGGTGGCCCCGGAAGCCTAG